In the genome of Anguilla anguilla isolate fAngAng1 chromosome 15, fAngAng1.pri, whole genome shotgun sequence, the window TTATTGGAATGCAGTACTTTTCTGATGAGTATCTGTCTCCCCTAATTTTCCAGGGTACAAAATGATAATGCAACAATAAAAGGCTAAAGCCTGAAGAGACTAATGTGCAGTTACCCTATGGATATACCTAAGATGGTTAACATTAATAAAAGAGTATAACATAACTATTAATGTAACAGATACACAAAGAATGTAGAAAAATACAACAGTTCAAGTTAGGCATAAAACAAGCCCCTCTAACACATTCAGGTTCAATCAAGAACAATCAGTCAGGGGTCATCACAACACCACTTTTTCAGAGTTCAGAGGGGCAATAACCATGGGTATGAGTACAGCTGTTAATCACCACCCTGGGGTACCTGAAGACCGGAGGGAAGCATCCGGAATTAAGAGTTGAGGGATGAGTTCAGACGGGATTGAGTTGAGTTCAGACGGGATTGCTGTAAATGAATAGTTTCATGTTTTCATACTTTGATTGCAACATTATCATAGTTAACGATTCGTCTTTGTAGTAAGACATGAATTGACACTTTACCTATTTCTAAACACCAggccccatcccccaccccaagGATGGGGATGAAAGTATATGGGGTTCCCAAGCAAATTCGCAATGGGGCGAAAGTCGAGATTGGTGGATCATAAAGAgggtccatttttttttcaagtagTAGCCTGCTTTTATGTAATTTACTGGCACTGGAATGTCTAAATGAGAACTTTTCCACTGTTTGTTAGGTAAGGAGTTTTTAGAAAAATGGCACATGTCGTGTTTGAAATTCTATTTACATACATTGAAATACTCGTTTTGAGCTGCTCCGGAAAATGCTTTCAGGTCATTGGAAATAATGCATTGACCTTTCCTAGCCTACAAAAAATAGATTGATTGCTTATGGCTCTGAGGGGGATTTTGGCAATTTCAATACCATCACAGTAGTATTAGAAGCTGTTGTTAGACAGTTATTGGATCATAAAAAACCATAATCATCAACACGGGATGTCAATATCAGCCTTCCTTTGGGGAAGGGGACcgccttgttatttcttttgttatcttTAGTGTTCTTCTGATAGTGCACGTGCCTGACGAGGCTTGAACGTTGCTTGGTTCTGCCGCAACTGTCCTGCTGTGCTTTTTGGGGTGTGGGACAGGAGAGGCGCTGGACAACGTGGAGCTCAGTCTGACAGAGAGCCCCCAAGTGAGGAAGCCCACCAAAGAGGGACCGTGGGGCGTGAAGGAGGTCGCCGTCAGGCATCACCTGATCGATCTGAAGACCAAGATGAGGACCAACAAAGTGGAGGACAGCAAAACACCCCGATTTGTGCTGGTGAGTGTCCTCCCCTCGTCACACTGGAGTGGCCTTCCCTAATCACACCTGAGTCTCCTTCCCCTAATCACACCTGAGTGGCCTTCCCTAATCACACCCGAGTGTCCTTCCCTAATCACACCCGAGTGTCCTCCCCTAATCACACCTAGGGTTGCAAAGGGTTGGTAAATTTTTGGAAATTTTGGAAGGGAAGTTAAGCTTGGGAATTTTAcacaatttcaatataaaaatcttaCCTTTTAATAGTGAACTTATTTGGGGGGCGGAGAATACacataaaaaagcaatactAGGTCTTATGGCATGTTTTGGTTAAGTATGcccatttaattgaattgtaaccATGCACTGCATTCAGCAGCGCACTCTACCATCACATGCTGATAATTTGCCAGCATCCCTTTAAATAggaattgagtaaaattacaaccctctgcatgcacagtgcattctccCATCACATGTGCAGCCCACATTACTGCCAACACTACCGCACTGTCTGAGCCAAAGGACTACATGCTTTCAGGTAAGTTTTGATTATATTACTggagtgaatatattttatattttttatgatatttcagTTAACCGGCAGATAGTAGCATAATGCAAAGTGCACAGTTTATACCTTGTTATCACCTTCTGTTAGCTAGCTGTTACCATGTGATGTAGCTTGATTGAGCATGCTAATTGAGgagttttaattaatatatttccattcattctttattgtaaaacatttattttataaatgagttgtTCACTTTAAACCCTAAGGCCTATTCTGACAGCGGTATTAATTCAATTTATCATTTAGTTTATATTCgccaatgaaaataatacatttcgtcatgtttttgtttacaaaagTTAATTGTTATTTCGTTATGTTTCGTTTTCATCATGTTAAAAGGGGTCGTAACAAATATTTTTCGTTGACTAAATGAATGCTGTCTGATAAGTAGGCTATTTTTATCGCTGTGAAGCGGCATGGAGACGTCGTATAAATATTGGTAATTTTGGACACGCTGTTAGCTTCTCTTCAAAACTTTCTGTCTTTGGTCACGTAGTGTGCTGCCGACGTCACTTGGCACTACTCACGATATAGCCTACTGCTCGTCACTAGAACCGCGACCCAACTGACCCCTTGCGCAGTAAAATGGGAcgtattttgttaatgtttattccaCATGTCTGTCATTCTttgactttttctaaaaacttGCGCTTCAACTATCTATGTAAATAGAATTCTACAGCAACACTCAGAAGACTGTTTTTAGGGGTTTTTTTAGGTGTTAagagaaaagtcttttttttggaggggggtcaATGGGAATTATGTCTGCTTATGATATGGTAAAAGGTTTGTTTCTATCTGCATATGGTAAATGCAGCCTGAGCCAATagggctatatttccattttattcctgTTATTTCCTCTTAATTCCCATAAATTCCCGTTAATTCCCATGGAAAGTTTCCACCTTGAATATTCCCGGAATTTTTCAACCCTAATCACACCTGAGTGGCCTCCTCTAATCACACCTGAGTGACCTCCCCTAATCACACCTGAATGACCTCCCCTAATCACACCTGAGTGACCTCCCCCAATCACACCTGAGTGACATCCCCTCATCACACCTGAGTGTTCTCCCCTAATCACACCTGAGTGACCTCCCCCAATCACAATCTTAATTCCCATAAATTCCCGTTAATTCCCATGGAAAGTTTCCACCTTGAATATTCCCGGAATTTTTCAACCCTAATCACACCTGAGTGGCCTCCTCTAATCACACCTGAGTGACCTCCCCTAATCACACCTGAATGACCTCCCCTAATCACACCTGAGTGACCTCCCCCAATCACACCTGAGTGACATCCCCTCATCACACCTGAGTGTTCTCCCCTAATCACACCTGAGTGACCTCCCCCAATCACACCTGAGTGGCCTTCCCTAATCACACCTGAGTGTTCTCCCCCAATCACACCTGAGTGACCTCCTCTAATCACACCTGAGTGACCTCCCCTAATCACACCTGAGTGACCTCCTCTAATCACACCTGAGTGTTCTCCCCTAATCACACCTGAGTGACCTCCCCCAATCACACCTGAGTGGCCTTCCCTAATCAAACCTGAGTGTTCTCCCCTAATCACACCTGAGTGACCTCCTCTAATCACACCTGAGTGACCTCCCCTAATCACACCTGAGTGGCCTTCCCTAATCACACCTGAGTGACCTCCTCTAATCACACCTGAGTGGCATTCCCTAATCACACCTGAGTGACCTCCCCTAATCACACCTGAGTGACCTCCCCCAATCACACCCAAATGCTTTCCCCTAATCATACCTGAGTGGCCTTCCCTAATCACACCTGCGCTTTATGCTGGTGAGTGCGTTCCCCTGATCACAAATGAGTGGCCTCCCCTATCACACCTGAGTATCCTTCCCCTAATCACACCTGGTGAGTGGCCCTCCCTAATCACACCTGAGTGGCCTTCCCTAATCACACCTGAATGTTCTCCCCTAATCACACCTGAGTGACCTCCCCTAATCACACCTGCAGTGAATGCCAACTCTGCTTGAACCTGAGCTCACTGGCATCGGTAAATAGGAAGTAGAATCTAGACAATGCATTGATGCAGTTAGCAGCAGAGGTTTCTGTGGACCTGGGCCTGTATCTAATCTTGTACGGCAGCGCCCTCTTCTGGTACAGACTACATACTGGCAGTTTGATTATTATGTGCTGACTGAGATAAAAACAGTCTGAGGCTTTGAATCCAGTTCACCATGTACAGCTTTTATCATAAAGTGCAGGACTGTTCTGCAGTGGGAAAAACTAAGCTCTGTTTtctctttaatatttaaaaaattgtattatgcAAAAAACTGTTTGACAGTTGCTTAATTagcattgcatatttttcttttacattttcatttcttaaactatttttttgttgctgttttcattttttccccatttgtttTGATAATTCCCCGTGCTATATAACAGAGTATTTGTAAACACTGACTTTGAAGACCAGCCATTCTGCCTGCACACATTAGTGTTGCTCCAAAGTCCCGGAGAGGACAAAGATGCTTTTCAGCCGACACAACAATGATACacttctcccattttctccctcaTTTAACTCTCACTAAAACAGTCTCTAAacccaaaaaagaacaaaagctCAGCAAATTGACGTTCAATGAGACCATTAACAATCATCAGCCGCGCAACGTCGGAGAGTGTGAGGGcatgtgggggggaggggggtggggagggggggaggggggggggggctgatcgCTTTGGTTTGGCGGCGCTTCGGAGCCGGTTCTGAACCCCTGCCTGTTCCACGCTCAGCAGAGTCAGTGCCAACAGGAGCTGGACCGGGTCCTGGAGAGGATCTCCAAGATGCCCTTCAGCGAAAACAGGGGCCCCCTGGAGGACCTGTACGCCATGCACATCCCCAACTGCGACAAGAGGGGGCAGTACAACATGAAGCAGGTGAGCTTCTCGCAGGGCGAGACTGAGGTGAGCTTCCCCGGCTGCCTGAAACAGGCGTGCGGCAGGGCGAGACTGAGGTGAGCTTCCCCGGCTGCCTGAAACAGGCGTGCGGCAGGGCGAGACTGAGGTGAGCTTCCCCGGCTGCCTGAAACAGGCGTGCGGCAGGGCGAGACTGAGGTGAGGCCGCCGAGGCGCTTACAGTCGCTGCTGGTGTGAGGCAGAGCAGATGGGACGACTGTTGGGCAGCAGAACAGCAGGTGAAggttgggaggaggggggggagagagagaagcagggttTATttcttgacaaataaaaaacagtgaGAGATAAGGCTGTTGTGCCAACACAGAACAGGAAGCAACTCGGGAGCCTTGGCTTACacgacagtaaaaaaaaaaaaagctgataaGGATATTTTGAGACTGAATGGCAGCATCAGTCAGATTATTTTTGTTGGCTATAAATTCTCCTCGACAGCAGCTAGACGCAGTCATTTTTTAAACGGTCGAAACGGCGACACGGTATCTGTGTCCTGGAAGGGCCGCGAGTTCCCAGCGTGGAGGACCGAGCACGGACAAAACCCCCAGAGCGAGGGCAAGGGGCCGATTGTTTCGACGCGGGGGCGGGGTTCCCAGGGTTTCCGAGCACTGTACCTCCGCGCCCCCCGGCTTTGTCATCGCGCTCTGCCTCCTGTAAATCCTCTAACTGccacttttttgttctttctcatTGAAGGAAAAAATCGAAAGTCTTGTTTTGCCTCCCCTGTTTTGGTCCCGCGAGCGCTTGTGCCCTGTTCAATTGTGACCTCATTTTGGGGAGCgctcagcgggggggggggggggggggggggccgagtCTGACTGTGGCAAATGAACCACGGAGGGGTTGTTGTTggagttgcccccccccccgtccccccccgtcccccgctcccccacccctccctcgctcccaaCTGTAACCCTGGTGTCCTGCTCTCCTGTTGCAGTGCAAGATGTCCGTGCACGGGCAGCGCGGGGAGTGCTGGTGCGTCAACCCCCACACCGGCAGGCAGATCCCCACGTCTCCCATAGTGAGGGGGGACCCCAACTGCAGCCAGTACCTCAACAGCCCCGAGGCGGAGGCCCCCACCGCCTCCCAAAAATAGCGGCGCCCCCCGACCTTCCGACGAAacggaggaagaagaggaggtcCCGCGTCTCAAAAGCCAAGAGAGTAACATAGGAGAACCAGTTATGAAACAGTTAAGCTAAATTCTGAATGTGcgcgagcgtgtgcgtgcgtgcgtgcgtgtgtgtgtgtgtgtgtgtgtgtgtgggtatgtgataatatgtgcatgtgtatgcgtgtgtgtgtctgacgctgtgtgtgtgtccgtctgtctgtttttgtgcgtgcgtgtttgcgtgtagATTTGTTCCACGTAAAATGCAGTCGATCCTCAGTGACATTGTGAGAGAAGTGAATCCATCAGTGTGTTTTAGGTGCAATCAAAGCTAAATTGCAAGTACCAAACAGACCACATAtgggaaaataaaaggaaactaTCACGGATGAAGCTCGTCTGTCATTCACAGATTTCGGTTTTGTGTTGAACCAGAACAAACAGGCGTGGGGCGGGGCTGCCGTTATCTCCCTTCTTTTCattggctgtgtgctgtgcatgaCATGGAGGTCTGCGTtgctgtgtctggctgtgtgggCATTCCAGGCAGACTGGCCTTGCATTTGACTAGCTGCCGCTGTTCCAGCCAAGTCTCATACCTATTTATTCTACTTTTCAGCTCCGTGACCACGTGCTGTACGCTAACTAAtcctgctgtgtttttattttccttcttctcgcttaaaatgtcttttttgaaACGCCTTTTTTGGGGGTCCTTTCCCTGGTTTCTCTTTCTGTGAAATATCGTTGTTTTTCCGTTGATCTTTCACTGTGACTCCTCACGCATCACTTCCCTTGAGTCCAAAGGCACCCTGCCGGCTCTGCTGTCAgcatgtctctctccctccctctttccctccgtctctctctatctatatctctctctctctccccctctccctccctgtctctgtctctctccccctctccctccctgtctctttgtatcccttcctctctcatccctctccttctgtgtctctctctttctgtctctccctccctctttctccctctcttcctccctctctctatctctcccccctccctccctccctccctccagtgtgtCTGTATTAGTGTGCTCCTCTCTCAGGCATGGAGAGGGTGCAGTTGTCAGAGAAATGCATGGTGGCTGAATGACCCCTGTTCttcattcctcctcctcctgaccccACACCCAGTCACATGGCAGAataggtggggtgggggggagggaggggtgctggactgttttggagggggggggggttactaaTGAAGTGCTGACAGAGGGTGAGTTTAGGATCAGGGTCTGACATTGACTGATGGGATCTTAAGTGAGTTTGACTATATATAAACATAGGTTCAGAAATATATGCCTGCTATTTTGTGTAGTGGCCGAGAGTCCAAATGCTCTGGATATCCCAGTGTAGCTCGGCCTAAGCCAATCAGCATTTGCATATTCCAGTGTAGCTCAGCTTAAGCCAATCAGCATTCACATATCCCAGTGTAGCTCGGCCTAAGCCAATCAGCATTCGCATATCCCAGTGTAGCTCGGCCTAAGCCAATCAGCATTCACATATCCCAGTGTAGCTCGGCCTAAGCCAATCAGCTTTCACATATCCCAGTGTAGCTTTGCCTAAGCCAGTCAGCATTCGGATATCCTAGTGTTACTCGGCCTAAGCCAATCAGCAGTCGGATATCCCAGTGTAGCTTGGGCTAAGCCAATCAGCATTCGGATATCCCAGTGTAGCTCAGGCTAAGCCAATCAGCAGTCGGATATCCCAGTGTAGCTTGGGCTAAGCCAATCAGCATTCGGATATCCCAGTGTTGCTTGGCCTAAGCCAGGCAGCATTCGGAAATCCTAGTGTAGCTCGTCCTAAGCCAATCAGCATTCGGATATCCCAGTATAGATTGGCCTAAGCCAATCAGCATTTGCATTTCCCAGTGGTGCTCAGGCTAAGCCAATCAGCATTTGGATATCCCAGTATAGCTTGGCCTAAGCCAGTCAGCATTCGGATATCCTAGTGTAGCTCGGCCTAATCCAATCAGCATTTGCATTTCCCAGTGGTGCTCAGGCTAAGCCAATCAGCATTTGGATATCCCAGTATAGCTTGGCTTAAGCCAGTCAGCATTCGGATATCCTAGTGTAGCTCGGACGAAGCCAATCAGCATTTGGATATCGCAGTGTAGCTCGGCCTAAGCCAATCAGGGCCTGAAGCTCTTGGAAGTGGCCTGTAGTATGAACAAGTTTGGCTGTGTTTATTCACCAACAGATTTCCCACATGGGCTACCTTAAATAACGCCAGGGTGTTCTGTGTGCTTTAAAACCATGATTTCACTGAGTTTCCCAGTCTCTCAGTTTCCCATTATGATAGGCCTCCACAaacaatatctttaaaaataaagcctaCAGTTATTCCAGTCAGTGTTGACGAGTACTGATTTTTGGCTTCCTCGACTGATTCCACGGAAAACAGGATCCTGTGTAATTTCACCCATCGAAATTCCATGACATCTGAACCATGACATCGCCGCCACTGGCCAGTGTTAACATGTTCACCCTGTGTAAGGTAACCCATCAATTTATCATATTAAAAGcttactgaaataaatacatacctAACAAAGTATTCCCGTTGTCTCTATGTATATGAGCGTAATCAGAGTTTCTTCTTTGaatttattattgtcattattattattattattattattttggattgTGACCCCCAGAACTGGGGTAATTGACATTACTGGTTCATATATGCGTGTATACACAAAGTGCTGTACGCGTTCAGCTTTTACTTCACGGTGGGATTCGCGGCACGGAAACATGCGAGGATGTCCGTCCTCGTTTCCTGTGACCGCAGCTGGGAGTCGGTCCTGATGCAGATTTCCATCGGCCCGATTTCACGGCAGTTTGAGTTTGGCCCGCTTTTGAAAACGAAGCGAAACCGATCCCTGTTGACGGGGCGTGTTGATTTAGCCGGAGACGCCCGGGGAAGGacgggcgggcgagcggggcTGGGAGTCGAGGTTTCGCGcgagggggggacgggggggcagaGACGGACGGCTTCCCGTCCGCTGCGGCGCAAAGCCTGCGTCTGTGTGCTTGCGGAGTCGCTCACCGGCGACGCGGGGAGCTTCTAAAGCAAAGCAGAACACCGTGTGCTGTGGCTGttaaatgtatgttgtttttcttgtcgtccccccacacccccctcccttgtATCTGGGTTAAAGGATAGAGCGGTTTGCAATCATTCAGTTCAAAGTGATTCACGTGAACgcatcttattttttatttccttcctgTTCTGTCGTCCTCTTCTATTTACAGTTCCTCTGCATTTAAATGGATAGGAAAAAATCTACTACCCTGTTAGACAGTCACAAATGTATGAGAAAGCAAATagttaaatgtcattttaaaatcatataatAAATTCAGTatataataaacagaaatatcGCCTTTCATTGCATGACTCATGggggtttcatttttattattttgtttggaGAAATGGTATTTTGCATAGTTTAAACGAAAATAAGTTAAGTAAAAATGAGtgacacattttgtttgtaataaatacatttgttttgatcaAGTGAAGTGGAATATTGCTCAAGAGTGATGGTAGTACACATTTATCCTAATTTGAAAGGTTTGACACGCGCCTTTTAAAAACCAccctcattttttttattgggcaTTCAAAGCTTTTCAGAGCACGTGCATTATCCAGCCTTGGGGTTTGGCTAGTCTTCATTTAAGCTGTATAACAGAGATACCCAAATCTGCCAAtagcactgctggttttcatctTTCCCGTCCAACCAGGGGCTGATTTAGACTTGGGGAACCCGGTGAGTggaatctctggccaatcagtgacattaatcaattaacttccaggttgaaaagaaaaccagcaggacTGCTGGCCTCGAGGGCCAAATTTGAGTACCCCTGCTATAGAACCTTCTAGAAAAGGAATGTTGGTCATGTGCTGGAAAATGAGGTCAGCATCTGGGTTCTGACTGTGTTCTACTTTAATCTGTGTGGGTTCCTCTGGGTTCTTGAGTCAGTTTCAGTATTTCCATGTCTCCATATTCACCAAGGCATATTTCTCCACTTCCACTCCCAAGGCTAATATTAATGAAAGGCGAGGGGACATTTTTAGGTGTTGATGCAACTGTTTAAAGAAGAAACCAAGAAAGttcaagagagaaaaagaaaatatggttTAAAGTACAAACATTTAGTTGAGAGTGACACATTCAAACCCAGATATCCATAGTTGTTCggctaattattttttaaagaggcaAGATAGTTTTGAGGCCTCAAGTGCTTTGGCAGCTCCTCTGTGGGAAATGGGTATTGTTATGTTTGCtacatttcaaaatcaaatcCCCCCTACAtataccccgccccccccactccttGATCATCTTCTTTCAACGAATCCCTTCATGGCTCAGGACCATCAGTAGTGTGTGCCATTCTCTATTACAGCAGTGGAGCAATATATTACAATTATGTGggatttaatatatatatatatatatatatatgtattccactgcaatatatttaaaataaatataaaagaggAAA includes:
- the LOC118214600 gene encoding insulin-like growth factor-binding protein 2-A isoform X1 — protein: MHSSTFSPVVALLCLCPLILLLVGKMVSYVVCSFLLASVAFPGTFLGEVVFRCPSCSAERQAACPKLTETCAEMVREPGCGCCPVCARQEGESCGVYTPRCSSGLRCYPKPDSELPLEQLVQGLGRCGHKVDVEPTGSQEHREVSGEALDNVELSLTESPQVRKPTKEGPWGVKEVAVRHHLIDLKTKMRTNKVEDSKTPRFVLQSQCQQELDRVLERISKMPFSENRGPLEDLYAMHIPNCDKRGQYNMKQCKMSVHGQRGECWCVNPHTGRQIPTSPIVRGDPNCSQYLNSPEAEAPTASQK
- the LOC118214600 gene encoding insulin-like growth factor-binding protein 2-A isoform X2, encoding MHSSTFSPVVALLCLCPLILLLVGKMVSYVVCSFLLASVAFPGTFLGEVVFRCPSCSAERQAACPKLTETCAEMVREPGCGCCPVCARQEGESCGVYTPRCSSGLRCYPKPDSELPLEQLVQGLGRCGHKVDVEPTGSQEHREVSGEALDNVELSLTESPQVRKPTKEGPWGVKEVAVRHHLIDLKTKMRTNKVEDSKTPRFVLSQCQQELDRVLERISKMPFSENRGPLEDLYAMHIPNCDKRGQYNMKQCKMSVHGQRGECWCVNPHTGRQIPTSPIVRGDPNCSQYLNSPEAEAPTASQK